The Candidatus Endomicrobium procryptotermitis genomic interval AACTTCCATAGGAACCTGATATGTCGCTCCGCCTACTCTGCGCGGTCTTACTTCAAGAAGAGGCCGTATATTTTCTATGGCTCTGTTAAATACAGATACGGGATCTTCACCCGTTTTTTGACTTATTATATCGAACGAATCATACATAACAGTTTCTGCTGTACTTTTTTTGCCTTCAAAATTCAGTTTATTTATGAATCTTGCTATAAGAACCGAACCGTATTTTGAATCTCCATCGGGCAATCCTCTTTTTTCTCTTGGTTTTAACGCTTTGCGTGGCATTTTCTACCTCTTTTTCCTCTTTGTTTATTTTGCAACTGCCTTAGCTTTTTTGGCGCCATATTTACTTCTTGACTGCTTGCGACCTTCAACTCCTGTCGCGTCAAGAGTTCCTCTTACGATATGATAACGGACGCCAGGCAAATCTTTTACACGACCGCCGCGTATGAGAACAAGCGAATGTTCCTGAAGATTATGTCCAACACCCGGAATATATGAAGAAACTTCATATTGCGACGTAAGTCTTACCCTTGCGACTTTTCTTAAAGCCGAATTAGGTTTTTTCGGGGTTGTCGTATAAACTCTCGTACAAACTCCTCTTCTTTGAGGGCAGTTTTTGAGAGCAGGTGCTTTTGTTTTTTTTATGGCATCTTTTCTTCCATCTGCAATCAACTGATTAATCGTTGGCATTTTTGTTCCTCTAATAAATTTTATTTATCTTTATCTGCAATCATCAATTTAAGTCCAGTTCCCGCAGGTATCAGATGTCCTATAGAAACGTTTTCTTTCAATCCTCTCAGCGTATCAATCTGCCCTGACACTGCGGCTTCCGTCAGTATTCTGGTAGTCTCCTGAAAAGACGCCGCAGAAATAAACGAATCCGAAGATAACGACGCTTTTGTTATACCTAAAAGAATAGGGTGTGCGACCGGCGGTTTTCCGCCTCTTGCCTTAACTTCTTTTCTGTCCATTTCATATTTGTATCTTGAAACGATTTCTCCGTTAAGGAATTTGCTGTCACCTGAATCCATTATTCTCACATTGGACAACATCTGTCTCACTATTATTTCTATGTGTTTATCGTTAATCGTAACACCCTGCAGCCTGTAAACCTGCTGTATTTCGTTGACCAGATATTCCTGAACTTCTTTAGGACCTTTAACTTTAAGAATATCGTGTGGATTTACAGCTCCATCCGACAAAGCCTCTCCTTCTTTTACCCTGTCTCCTTCGTACACAACTAAATGCCTTCCGGCGGGTATGAGATAATCTTTTTTCATTTTCGTTTCGGGGTTTTCCACTTCGACCTTCACACTGCCTTTCGCCGTAGGCCCGCCCAGATGAACGATACCGTCAATTTCGGAAACAACAGCCGCGTTTCTAGGTCTTCTTCCTTCAAAAAGTTCCGCTACTCTGGGCAAACCGCCAGTAATGTCTCTCGACTTTGAAACTTCCTGAGGAATTTTTGCTAAAATGTCGCCGACTTTTATCTTATCGCCGTCATGAGCGACAAGAGTCGTTTCGACCGGCAGCGGATATTCCGCAACCGTTTTGCCTGCTTTTTTAACAACAATTCTCGGGCTTTTCCTGTCTGAAGGGTGCTCTATAACAACTCTTTCAATCTGCCCGGTAATCTTGGATTTTTCTTTCTGTAAAGTTACACCGTCTTTGATATCTATAAACTGAACGGTTCCGTCAAATTCTGAAATAATAGGTTTTGAATGCGGGTCCCATTTTGCTATAAGAACATACTTTTTCATTCCTGTAGCGGAATCGACTTTCACTTCAACTTTTTGTCCGTCCTGAACTTCAATTATTGCTCCATAAGGAATCTGATAAACATGTCTTCTGTGTACTGGAAATTCTGTATATGCAAGCTCAGTATTTCTGCTTAAAATTATCGTCTCGCCATCTCTGTTTTTAACAGTTTTTAAATTGTAGTAATCCGCCGTGCCATTATTTTCGGCATAAATCTCAGAACGCTGAACGACGCGGCTTGCAGCTCCTCCGATATGAAACGTGCGAAGCGTAAGCTGTGTACCGGGTTCTCCAATAGACTGCGCTGCTATAATTCCTACGGCTTCTCCAACTTCAACCATTTTGCCGGTGGCGGGATTTACTCCGTAACATTTCGCACAAACTCCGTGCTCGGATTCGCAAGTCAAAACACTTCTGATACCGATTTTATCGATACCAGCTTCCACAAGTTTTTGAGCTTTTTCCGGCGTAATTAATTCGCCCCTTCTTACAATCAGTTCGTCGTGAACAATATCTACAACGTTATCAAGCGCAATTCTTCCGACAACGCGCTCGTCAATTTTTTCAACGACTTCATCGCCGCTTTGCAATGTTCCGATAAACACTCCGTTAACAGTTTTGCAGTCGGCATCTCTTACGACAACGTCATGAGCCACATCAACAAGTCTTCTGGTGAGATATCCCGCATCTGCCGTCTTCAATGCTGTATCTGCCAAACCTTTACGCCCGCCGTGAGTAGAAATAAAGTATTCCAAAACCGTCAACCCTTCTCTGAAATTTGAAATAATAGGCGTTTCGATAATCTCGCCGACTCCTCCAGTAAGTTTTTTCTGCGGTTTAGCCATAAGACCGCGCATTCCGGCAAGCTGTCTTACTTGCTGCCTTGAACCTCTGGCGCCGGAATCCGCCATCATAAATATTGAATTGAATCGATTTTCGCCTTTTTTTAAAGTCTCCGTTTCTTCTTTTCTCATCTCATCAAACATTATATCCGCGACTTCATCGGTAACTCTTGTCCAGATATCTATGATTTTATTATAACGCTCGGATTCAGTTATAAGTCCAAGTTTTGCCTGTTTTTCGATTTCTTTAATTTTTGCTTTCGCGTCTTTAACCATTTTTTCCTTTTTAGGCGGAATTTTCATTTCATCTATAGAAATCGAAACACCGGCAAGCGTGGCGTACCTGTAACCCATTTTTTTTATTTCATCCAGAAGAACTACAGTTCTGTACTGGCCGAACTCTTTATAACATCTGTCGACCAAACCGCCGAGCTCTTTTTTTGTCATACTTTTATTCTGGTAACCCAAAGCGTAAGAACCATCTTCATTTTTTGGCAGATTCTCATTGAATATAACTCTCCCAACGGTAGTATAGTTCATAATCTCT includes:
- the rpsG gene encoding 30S ribosomal protein S7, with the translated sequence MPRKALKPREKRGLPDGDSKYGSVLIARFINKLNFEGKKSTAETVMYDSFDIISQKTGEDPVSVFNRAIENIRPLLEVRPRRVGGATYQVPMEVPMVRSTTLAINWLIEISRSKTGKPMCEKLAQEIIDGSKKEGAAIKKREDTHKMAEANKAFAHYRW
- the rpsL gene encoding 30S ribosomal protein S12, with the translated sequence MPTINQLIADGRKDAIKKTKAPALKNCPQRRGVCTRVYTTTPKKPNSALRKVARVRLTSQYEVSSYIPGVGHNLQEHSLVLIRGGRVKDLPGVRYHIVRGTLDATGVEGRKQSRSKYGAKKAKAVAK
- the rpoC gene encoding DNA-directed RNA polymerase subunit beta' → MTKINFQNQKKKPSNLNYSNFNSVKVTVASPDQIKAWSYGEVKKPETINYRTFKPERDGLFCDRIFGPTKDWECHCGKYKYIKHKGTICDRCGVEVTESKVRRERFGHINLAVPVAHLWFLRKPPSRIGILLNMKISDLEKVIYYTKYVVTDNLKDRAQVSSFVEKGMLLKEEEFDLFKYGISSPVVKEEFKNVFDGIIFEEVILDEDSNKVLKQLKALVKHQADQFGMSADEVAKKIAANIEKGDTYYKCYFKPHSVYFYGDLDSSQRGEIKKLLSDSFKKGETVSITEPDKKIRIEFFDIEKDKVFNDLRKTPEALKKYEGHLRVEISRNDIPFMKNFSKPENFILLEESDIKNLQNGFGDNLKVDIGAAAVRKLLEEIQLEEEAKNIHIEVKKTKSDAERARLIRKLRVIEGFLNSETRPEWMILTALPVIPPDLRPLVALDGGRFATSDLNDLYRRIINRNNRLRHIEQLKAPAVMINNEKRLLQEAVDALIDNDSRTRPVTGAGNRPLKSLSDTLKGKQGRFRQNLLGKRVDYSGRSVIVVGPNLKLHQCGLPKEMALELFKPFIIRELIKQENATLKSARRMLERGDAKVWNILEKVTKNHPVLLNRAPTLHRLGIQAFEPVLVEGKSIQLHPLTCAAFNADFDGDQMAVHLPISVEAQLEAKVLMMATRNILSPASGKPIAVPSQDMVLGSCFLTKEKPGVSGEGKIFSSVDEVISAYQSKKIDLHARIKVVGLTNIRDEKLKDNEQSDITKWKNYKAEDGREIMNYTTVGRVIFNENLPKNEDGSYALGYQNKSMTKKELGGLVDRCYKEFGQYRTVVLLDEIKKMGYRYATLAGVSISIDEMKIPPKKEKMVKDAKAKIKEIEKQAKLGLITESERYNKIIDIWTRVTDEVADIMFDEMRKEETETLKKGENRFNSIFMMADSGARGSRQQVRQLAGMRGLMAKPQKKLTGGVGEIIETPIISNFREGLTVLEYFISTHGGRKGLADTALKTADAGYLTRRLVDVAHDVVVRDADCKTVNGVFIGTLQSGDEVVEKIDERVVGRIALDNVVDIVHDELIVRRGELITPEKAQKLVEAGIDKIGIRSVLTCESEHGVCAKCYGVNPATGKMVEVGEAVGIIAAQSIGEPGTQLTLRTFHIGGAASRVVQRSEIYAENNGTADYYNLKTVKNRDGETIILSRNTELAYTEFPVHRRHVYQIPYGAIIEVQDGQKVEVKVDSATGMKKYVLIAKWDPHSKPIISEFDGTVQFIDIKDGVTLQKEKSKITGQIERVVIEHPSDRKSPRIVVKKAGKTVAEYPLPVETTLVAHDGDKIKVGDILAKIPQEVSKSRDITGGLPRVAELFEGRRPRNAAVVSEIDGIVHLGGPTAKGSVKVEVENPETKMKKDYLIPAGRHLVVYEGDRVKEGEALSDGAVNPHDILKVKGPKEVQEYLVNEIQQVYRLQGVTINDKHIEIIVRQMLSNVRIMDSGDSKFLNGEIVSRYKYEMDRKEVKARGGKPPVAHPILLGITKASLSSDSFISAASFQETTRILTEAAVSGQIDTLRGLKENVSIGHLIPAGTGLKLMIADKDK